CACATCCGGGCCGGATCAAACGTATTGTGAATGTTCCTGTTCCACATCCACGTAAGCGTGAAGATGTACGTTTGCATAACATTAAAAATAATATTTTGCAGGACTTTAGCGATCCTAGCAAAGATGTGCTGCTTCAGGCACCGAAGCAGTTTTCAGATTATCAGTTTGCTTGGTAGCAGTTTAAATTTACCCCTAAAAAGCCTGCGTTCGCAGGCTTTTTTGTAGTGTATTATTTTTGATTAGCAGGTCTGTGAGGGATATAAAAAATGCCCCGAAGGGCATTTTATTATTTGCTTATGAGGCGACTTTATTCAGTTTCCGTGCAGCGACATACTGATTTTCTGGACGTTTGAGGCCAAGGTTTTCACGTAAGGTGCTGCCTTCATATTCAGTGCGGAATAGACCCCGACGCTGTAATTCAGGTACGATAAAATCGACGAAGTCATTCAGACCGGCAGGGGTGGTAGGAGGTAAGATGTTAAAGCCATCAGCGCCTTCATTTTCAAACCATTCCTGTAGCTGATCGACGACCTGCTCAGGCGTACCCACCAGAGTCCAGTGTCCCCGTGCTGAAGCAATGTATTGATACAGTTGACGGATGCTAAAGTGATGGCGGCGAGCAATATCAATCATCATCTGCTGGCGACTAGAGAAGTTGAGATCAGCATCTTCCAGTGTTGGGAATGGTGCATCCAGATCATATTTCTCTAGGTTAATCCCACCAGATAAACCTGAAAGTAGTGTCAAACCAACTTTCGGATGGATTAAGTTATTTAAGAACTCATATTTTTCTTTAGCTTCTTCTTCTGTTTTTGCCACAAAAATGGAAACTCCTGGCATGATTTTCAAGTCATCTGGATGGCGGCCGTATTTTAATAAACGGTTTTTCACATCACGATAGAACTCTTGCGCATCTTGCAGGTTTTGCTGAGCAGTAAAGATCACTTCGGCATATTTTCCGGCCAGTTCACGCCCCTCCTCGGACTGGCCTGCTTGAACGATGACAGGATAACCTTGCGGTGGGCGAGAGACATTCAACGGACCTTGAACGTTGAAATATTGACCCGTATGCAGTGGCTCATGCACTTTATCTGCATGGAAAAATTCTCCTGTGCTTTTATCATAAATAAAAGCATCATCTTCCCAAGAATCCCACAGTTTTTGGGTCACTTCAATAAATTCATGCGCACGTTGATAACGGGTTTTAGGTCAGGATGTTTTTCCAGACTGAAATTGCGTGCAGTATCGGGTGAAGCCGTAGTCACTACATTCCAACCAGCACGGCCTTTAGAAATATGATCTAAAGAGGCAAATTTACGTGCCAAGAGATAAGGGTCTTCATATGTGGTCGAGGCTGTTGCAATAAAGCCAAGATTTTGAGTAACTGTAGACAATGCAGCAAACAAGGTAACAGGTTCAAAACCTACCGGTTTATCACCTAACCCTCGTTGCCCTTCTTTGCATTACCCCAGCGGACCGATAAGCCATCTGCCAGAAAATAAGCATCAAATAAGCCACGTTCTGCGGTTTTTGCAAGCTCAATCAGGTAATCAATATTCAGATGATCCTGCGGGCGTGATTCAGGATGCCGCCAGCCGGCAGCATGTTGGGAAGTTGCCGGAATAAAAGCCCCGAGTTTAATTTGACGTTTGGCCATGTCTGTTTCCTTGGTATTTGATATTTTCATCCAACAGATAGGTACAATTACCGTGCCAATAAAATTTTTTAAATTAAAACAAAGGTATAAAACGCTTAATTATTTTATGTGTTTAAATTTCAACAGTATTTTTGCCTAAGTTCTGCAAAAGCTACAGCAAAAAAAATGCGTTACTTAGACGGAAACCAATGGAATAAAAATCAGTAGCAATTCATTTTTCGTTAAACATGAGAGCCGATCAAAAATAGACGAAATTTGTCTAGGAGAGTGGTGGCAGTCCAAAATATTTATTTAGGAGAGAGGTAGCAGACCATTCTCAAAATATGAGCTATACAAAGAATACGATCATAGAAAAATATTACTAACTCTTTATGATAACCCTCTAAATCATCTAATATTTCTTATAAGAGAGAATAAAATGACCCATGAAGCCCAAATCAGTAGAACGTCACCAACAGCATTTTTATTTTTAGTGGATCAGTCTGGCTCTATGATGGACAAAATGTCATCTGGAAAAACTAAAGCTGAATTTGTCTCTGATGTTCTCAACAAAACTTTAATGGAGTTAATTACACGTTGTTCAAAGTCTGAGGGAATTCGCGATTATTTTGATATTGGTGTTTTAGGTTATGGTCACCAAGGGGTTACTAATGGTTTTAGTGGAACCTTAGGTAATCAAGTGATGAATCCTATTTCTTTACTTGAACAAAATCCATTAAGAATTGAAGATCGTAAACGTAAAATGGATGATGGTGCTGGTGGGATTGTAGAAATTTCAGTTAAATTTCCAATGTGGTTTGAACCAACTGCTAATGGTGGAACTCCAATGCGAGCAGCTTTAACTAAAGCTGCTGAAGAATTAGCGAATTGGTGTGATGCTCATCCAGATAGTTATCCCCCAACTATTTTGCACGTTACTGATGGTGAATCAAACGATGGTGATCCAGAAGAAATTGCTCATCATTTAAGTCAAATCGGAACTAATGATGGTTCTGTTCTTATTTATAATTTACATGTTAGTGCTTTAAGCAACTCACCAATTGTTCTGCCATCTAGTGAACATATATTGCCAGATACTTACGCTAAAATGTTATTTAGAATGTCTAGTCAATTACCACCCCATTTGATTGGATATGCACAAGATAAAGGATTTAAGGTGAGTGGTGAATCAAGAGGCTTTATTTTTAATGCCGAAGCTTCAGATATTGTTGACTTCTTCGATATTGGTACTAGAGCATCTCAATTACGATAATGAAAGTAATTTTTCAAGGATCTCATCCAAAAGAAATTGGTGAAGAAAAAGCAAATGAAGATGCATTTGCTTTTTCTGAGGATCATACAAAATTAGTTCTATGTGATGGCGCGACTGAGTCTTACAATTCTAAATTATGGGCAAGACTCATATGTGATTCTTTTATCGAAAATCATAATTTAAATGAAGATTGGTTAAAATTAGCTATAAAAAAATATGTTGTAGAACATGATTTTAATAATATGAGCTGGTCTAAACTATCTTCTTACCAACGGGGAAGCTTTACTACCCTAGTAAGCTTTTGTCTCGATGAAACACGCAAAGAAATAATTGTAAGATTGTTTGGTGATAGTTTTATTTTTTTCTTTGGTGAAAAAAATGGAATTTATGAGTATATACCAACATTCGATATACCAGATTTTCACTCAAATCCGAATCTTTTATCTACAAAAATGGATTTAAATAATGATATTGATTTTAGTGAAGAAAATTCTAATCATTATTTAACTCTGCCATTAGATGGCTGCTATCAATCTATAATCGCTATATGTGCTACTGATGCTCTTGCAGATTGGTTTGATAGAGCTATGACAGTTATTAAACATGATCGTTTAATACGCATTTTTAAAAAAATAAATCACCAAAAGTTTAATAAATTAGTTGGAGTTTGTCGAAAAAGAGGAACTTTGAAAGTTGACGATACTACTTTAATAATTGCTGAGATTAAATAAAAGTTATGAGCTATCCATCATTTGAGAAATATAATGAAGCTTTTCAGCTTCATAATAAATTCCTAACAGATTCAGAACTAGCAGCAGGAACTGTAAGGAAAACAGGTCTTGGAACTCCTTTAGCAATAAGTGGTGGGTTTGCTTTAACTTATACAATCGATTGTAATTCTAAAA
This portion of the Acinetobacter sp. GSS19 genome encodes:
- a CDS encoding vWA domain-containing protein — encoded protein: MTHEAQISRTSPTAFLFLVDQSGSMMDKMSSGKTKAEFVSDVLNKTLMELITRCSKSEGIRDYFDIGVLGYGHQGVTNGFSGTLGNQVMNPISLLEQNPLRIEDRKRKMDDGAGGIVEISVKFPMWFEPTANGGTPMRAALTKAAEELANWCDAHPDSYPPTILHVTDGESNDGDPEEIAHHLSQIGTNDGSVLIYNLHVSALSNSPIVLPSSEHILPDTYAKMLFRMSSQLPPHLIGYAQDKGFKVSGESRGFIFNAEASDIVDFFDIGTRASQLR